A single Triticum dicoccoides isolate Atlit2015 ecotype Zavitan chromosome 2A, WEW_v2.0, whole genome shotgun sequence DNA region contains:
- the LOC119354723 gene encoding eukaryotic translation initiation factor 5A-1-like has protein sequence MSDTDEHHFESKADSGASKTYPQQAGAIRKGGHIVIKARPCKVVEVSTSKTGKHGHAKCHFVAIDIFNGKKLEDIVPSSHNCDVPHVDRQDYQLIDITDDGYVSLLTESGNTKDDLKLPTDDVLLGQIKTGFADGKDLILSVMSAMGEEQICAVKEIGGGK, from the exons ATGTCGGACACCGATGAGCACCACTTCGAGTCCAAGGCCGACTCCGGCGCCTCCAAGACCTACCCGCAGCAGGCCGGCGCCATCCGCAAGGGTGGACACATCGTCATCAAGGCCCGTCCCTGCAAG GTTGTTGAGGTCTCCACCTCCAAGACTGGGAAGCATGGTCACGCAAAGTGTCACTTTGTTGCCATTGACATCTTTAATGGAAAGAAGCTTGAGGATATCGTTCCTTCATCCCACAACTGTGAC GTCCCCCATGTTGACCGCCAAGATTATCAGCTGATTGACATAACTGATGATGGATAT GTCAGCCTTCTAACTGAGAGTGGCAACACGAAGGATGACCTGAAGCTTCCCACTGATGATGTTCTGCTTGGCCAG ATCAAGACTGGATTTGCTGATGGCAAGGACCTGATCCTGTCTGTGATGTCCGCCATGGGTGAAGAACAGATCTGCGCTGTGAAGGAAATCGGTGGTGGCAAGTAA